The sequence GGAAGTGGAAGAGAAAAAATGGGTAAAGATGAAGGCGGACAGAATAATAATCGCCACCGGTGCTTCGGAAAGATTTTTACCCTTTGAAAATAACGACCTACCCGGTATTTACGGTGCTGGTGCCGTGCAGACCCTCATGAACGAACACGGGGTACTTCCCGGCAAAAATGTGCTTATGGTAGGTGCGGGGAATATCGGACTTATAGTCAGCTATCAGCTTATGCAGGCGGGTGTAAATGTAAAAGCCATTATTGATGCGGCACCCCGTATTGGCGGATACTGGGTACATGCTTCAAAAGTCGCAAGGCTCGGCATTCCTATACTTACCTCCTACACTGTAAAAGCAGCTTATCCCAACGAAATGACCGGTGCTCTGGAAAGGGCTGTTATATGGAAGGTGGATGATAAATGGCAGCCCGTTCCCGGAACGGAAAAGGTCTTCAATGTGGATGTCATGTGCATTGCCGTAGGGCTCTCACCTTTGGCGGAGCTTTTGTGGCAGGCAGGGTGCCAGATGGTATATGTTCCGGAACTGGGTGGTCACGTTCCTCTAAGGAATGAAAATATGGAAACTACGGTACCCGGAATATTTGTAGCCGGCGATGTGGCGGGTGTAGAAGAGGCATCCAGCGCCATGATGGAAGGTGAGCTGGCCGGACTCTCGGCAGCAAAAAGCCTGGGATACGACGACGGTACCTATGAGGATAAAAAAAATGCGGTCCTTAGAGAACTTGATACACTGCGTTCTGGACCTGTAGGAGAGAAAATAAGAAAAGGCCTATCAAGGGTTATTATATAGGAGGTGCTTGATATGCTTGCTAAAAACGGAATCCCGGAGATGGAAGAATTAAGCTTTAGAATTCCACCAAAGGAAAGACTGGCAAAAGGGCCGGTAGTAATGGTGGAATGTTTCCAAAGAATTCCCTGCAATCCCTGTGCTAAAGCGTGTAAATCAGGAGCCATAACCCTCGGGGATGACATAAACAACCTGCCCGAGGTGGATTACGAAAAATGCACGGGGTGCGCCCTCTGCGTAAGCAAATGCCCGGGGCTCGCTATATTTATAATAGATGAAACCTACTCGGAAAAGGAAGCGACAGTTTCTTTACCTTTCGAATTCCTTCCCCTTCCTGCAGAAGGAGATGAAGTGGACGTGCTCGACCGGTCGGGCAACGTGGTAGGAAAGGGCAGGGTTTTAAAGGTTAGAAATGGTAAATACGAGGATAAAACACCCGTGATCACGGTGGCTGTACCGAAGGAACTCTCCATGGTGGTCAGGAACATAAGGGTTGGAGGTGCAAAATAAATATGAAGAGCAAGACCATAATCTGCCGTTGTGAGGATGTCACCCTTGAGGAAATCGAGGCATTAATAGAAAAGGGTTATACTACTATGGACGAAATAAAAAGGATTACCCGCTGCGGAATGGGACAGTGTCAGGGGAGAACCTGCAGGTCGCTGCTTTTAGCAGAGCTTGCTAAGGCCACAAAGACAAATCCTGCCGATATAAGGATAACCACCTTTAGGCCCCCGGCAAAAAATATAAAGATGGCTGCAATTTTAGGAGGTGTCGAGAATGAAGAAAACAGCTGAAATTGTAATCATCGGCGGAGGTATGGCGGGGCTTGCAACTGCTTATAATCTCGCGACTATGGGGATGAAAGATATAGTCGTATGCGAGAAGAGCTACCTTATGAGCGGCTCTACGGGAAGATGCGGGGCCGGTGTCAGAGCTCAGTGGGGAACGGAGATGAACTGCCTTCTCGGAAAGGCTTCCATAGAGATTTTTGAAAACTTAAACGAAATACTGGACTATGAAGGGGATATAGAATTTAAGCAGGGCGGCTACCTTTTGATGGCAATTACAGAAAAGGAAGTAGAGCAATTTAAAAAGAATATAGCATTGCAGAACAG is a genomic window of Thermovenabulum gondwanense containing:
- a CDS encoding NAD(P)/FAD-dependent oxidoreductase, with the translated sequence MIRTEVAVVGGGPAGLMASLAAAKMGANVTIIDRNSRLGGQLVKQTHMFFGSEKQYASIRGVDIGKFLASEVERNPKIKTMLDSTVVAYYPDDGVLGVEVEEKKWVKMKADRIIIATGASERFLPFENNDLPGIYGAGAVQTLMNEHGVLPGKNVLMVGAGNIGLIVSYQLMQAGVNVKAIIDAAPRIGGYWVHASKVARLGIPILTSYTVKAAYPNEMTGALERAVIWKVDDKWQPVPGTEKVFNVDVMCIAVGLSPLAELLWQAGCQMVYVPELGGHVPLRNENMETTVPGIFVAGDVAGVEEASSAMMEGELAGLSAAKSLGYDDGTYEDKKNAVLRELDTLRSGPVGEKIRKGLSRVII
- a CDS encoding (2Fe-2S)-binding protein, which codes for MKSKTIICRCEDVTLEEIEALIEKGYTTMDEIKRITRCGMGQCQGRTCRSLLLAELAKATKTNPADIRITTFRPPAKNIKMAAILGGVENEENS
- a CDS encoding 4Fe-4S dicluster domain-containing protein, translating into MLAKNGIPEMEELSFRIPPKERLAKGPVVMVECFQRIPCNPCAKACKSGAITLGDDINNLPEVDYEKCTGCALCVSKCPGLAIFIIDETYSEKEATVSLPFEFLPLPAEGDEVDVLDRSGNVVGKGRVLKVRNGKYEDKTPVITVAVPKELSMVVRNIRVGGAK